The Mesorhizobium sp. INR15 region GCCGGGTACGGCCCATCCGTCACGGTGCCTTCTCGCGGAATTTCGCGTGGCAGCTGGTGCAGTCCTGGAGGATCAGGTGAACGAGATGCTCGGCAGCCAGGGCGGACGGATCGGCATGCTCAGCAGCGCCAGACCGCTTGCCCAGCAAGCTGCCGCCGCCCATCGCCATCCCCGGTCCCATCCTCATGGCCTTTGGGATGCCATCCGCCGGTGCTCCGTCTGCTTGCCGCGACAAAGCGCTCGCGAGCGATGCGATGTGGTCGGCCAGCGCGTTGAATTCCTCGCGCGACTGGCCAATTTCGAGCTTTGCCGCCGAAGGCTGCCCCAGTGTCTCGTTCGGGAATTCCGCAGCCAGGGCACTGGTGTAAAGAGGAACCTTCCCGGCCGCCTGCTTGAACGCCTGTACGTCGTAAGCCACCTTTCCACCAAACATCCCGGCGATCGTCTTGACGGAAGCGGCCATCTCTTTCATCGAGGCCTGGCGCCGCTCGACGACGCCCTTGTCGGGAAGCACGGCAGCCATGGTTGCCCCGCAGGCCACAAGCAGGCTCAGGCATATCGAAATACGGTTCATGGCATCATGCCTTCGAATCCAGCGGTGGTCCCACGCGGACATGGTTCTTGCTGCGCGACGCCGCGCTGCCTCCGGCATCTTGTGCGATGCCGGACGCCCGGTAGTGCCCAGCGACCTGATTTCAAAATCCATTCTAGCGATAGCCATATGGGCCAAAGCTTGTCGCTTTTCCTATGAAATCGGATCTGGCCAACAAAACAAAAGCCAGTTCTAGTTTCGGGCGATCTCATAGAGCAGGGCGGTTTTGACATGCCGACCCGGTTCTCCCCGCATTGACAACGCTGCGGCATAGAATTTCGAAAGCGCCGGGCATAGGCCCTCATACGCCTGGTTGGCGGTGCCGATTGCTTCCATGTCGGCCTGTGTCCCCCCGGCAGCGACAAAAGCGCTGGCGGCCATCGACCAATCCTCGTCGCTGGCGGGAGCCGCCGCCAGGCCGCTACGCCTTGCTGCTCCATAGGCGCGGATCAAGGTCGCGCCGATAGCATCCATATCCATCATCTGCTCATGAGCAGGCGCGCTCAGGGCGCCCGGCCCGTTTTTGAGATAGCCGTTGCAGGTCGTGGGAGATTCCCGTGCCATGACGTGGTTGAGCATGTCGAGTTGGGCGCGGAGCGCTTCCGAGGCATCGCTGTCTGGGGTCGAGGGCAGCACCGAGGCATATTTGTGCCTAAGATCGGCCACCGCTGTCCTGCTCACCTCGCGCACCTGATTCACGCTTCCTTCCGCTCTGGCCACGGCCGTGATCTTCTGGACAATTTCGTCATAGTCTTCAGGAAATTCCTGCTTGATTGCCAGGAAGATCTTGAATTCCTGGCTCAGCAATTGGTCGCTGACCTGAGCCGTCGTCAGTGTGCGCGGCGTTGCGGCCGGCGTACCCATGGCCGTTTCATAGAGATATTTGCCGCCCGCGAGGCCGAGCGTCCAAGGTAGCGCCTTCACCAAAACGAACGACACAATGGCAACGGCGGCCACACCCGCACCTTTCCAATTCACCATAAGGGGTCTCCTTGCAAACTACCTATTTCGCGCCGAGGCCAAGCGCCTTGTCGCGGTCGGCCTGTGCTCGCTTGCGGTTGCCCTTTGCCTCCCAAGCCAGGCTTCGGGCGCTATAAGCATCGGTATATTTCGGATTGAGGCTGATCGCTTTGTCGAAATCGGCAATGGCGGTTTTGTATTTCTTCTTTTTGTGCCAGCAGAAACCACGGTTGTAATAGGCCTCTGCATCGGTGGGACGCAGGCTGACCGCTTTGTTGGAGTCCGCGAGGATGCGGTCGCAATCGTGTTTGGCGGCCCAGCCACGGCTGCGTAGCACATAGGCATCCGCATTGTCGGGCTGCAAGGCGATGATCGTGGTCAGATCCGCAATGCCCCGGTCGATGTCGCCTTTCTGCCACCAGATGGCGGAGCGATAGAAATAAGTATCGATGAATTCGGGGCTGAGTTCGATCGCCTTGTCATAGTCTTCCATGGCTTTGTCGTGGTCTCCTTTCAGAGCCCGGGAAAAGCCACGCAGAGTGTAGGCCGGGCCGTAGGTGGGGTCCGCCATGATTGCCAGATCGTACTGTGCGATGGCCCGGTCGAAGTCGTTTTGAGAACGCCAGATCGTGCCTTGTTCTATTGCTTGCCTGGCGACGGAACTCAGGATCCGGGCGCCATTTTTCGCGGCCGATGATTTCGCCCTCGCGGCCACTGCGAGTTCCCGGCTCTTCTGGACGATCGCCAGGTTTGGATCGAGCCTGATCGCCTTGTCGAAATCGGCGATGGCGCGATCGTAGTCGCCCTTGGCGAACCAATCGCTTCCACGGCCGAAATAAGCGGGCGCATATTTAGGGTCGATCTCGACCGCGCGATCGTAATCCGCGATTGCGCGACCCAGTTCATTCTTTTTGCCCCAGGCAACCGCGCGGCCCAGGAAGGCGTCGAAATAGGCGGGATAAAGCGCGATCACCTTGCTGTAGTCGGCGATGGCACTATCGTAATCACCAATCTCGACCCGCGACATGCCTCGCCAGACATATGCCGAGGCCCCCTCCGGCTCGAGCGCGATGGCGCGGCCGTATTCGACAATGGCGCTGTCATATTTGCCCTTTTGGTAGAGGGCTTTGCCCCGATCTATGAATGAGTTGACGTTCTTGGGATCCGAGCCAACGGCATCGGCGGCTTTGCTACCCTTGGCCTTCGCCGCGATGACCGCCTTGCGTCCTGCGCGGAACTCGCCATTTTCGGGGTTGAGCCTGATTGCCTTGTCAAAGTCGGCAATAGCGCTGTCATAGCCTTTCTTGTCTGCCCAGGCCAAACCGCGCCCGTAGTAACTGGCAGCGTCTTTCGGATCGATGGTAAGCGCTGTCGTGTAAGCGGCGATTGCGCGCGCGTAGTCGCCCTTCGTATGCCATACCATGCCTTTGCAGAAATAGGCGTCACGGGCGGTGGGATCGAGGCTGGCTGCGCGGCCGCAATCAACGAGAGCTCCGTCGGCATCGCCTTGTGTGGCCTTGGCGATGCCCCGGCTTATATGCGCCCGTATCTGGTCTGGATTGAGCCGGATGACCTGATCGTAATCGGCAATGGCGCGGTCGTAAACGCGCTTGGCTGACCAGGCGTCACCTCGCCTGAGATACGCGAATGGGCTGTCCGGAGCGATCGCAATGGCCTTGTCGTACTCGGTTATGGCACGGTCGTAGTTGCCTCCGTCATACGAGGAATTGCCTCTTGCCACGGCAGCCAGGGCGACCGGGTCGGTGGCATTGGGATCTGGCGGGTCGGTATTGCCGACTTTGGCCTTGGCCGCGATCGCCGACTTACGACGCGCGGCTACTCCGGCAAGGTTGGGATCGAGCTGAATTGCCTGGTCGAAGTCCGCGATAGCGCCGTCGTAGTCAGCCCTCTTCAGCCGAGCGATGCCGCGCAAGTAGTGGGTGATGGCAAAGTTCGGATCGATCTCTATCGCCTTGTCATAGTCAGCGATGGCACGGTCGTCGTCATTCTTCTCGCTCCAAGCCAGGGCGCGGGCGAAATGGTAGTTGGCGTTCGTCGGTTCCAACGCAATGGCGCGGTCATAGTCGACGATGGCGCGGCCGTATTTACCTTGCTGAGCCCAAGCAAGGCCGCGATAGCCATAAGCCTCGGCAATGTCAGGGTCCAAGGCTATGGCGCTGTCGAATTTGGAAATGGCTCTTTTGTATTTGCCCTTGCCATATTGGAGCTTGCCCGCGGCGACAGCGGCCAGGGCGCGTGGGTCGGCGGTCCTGGTTAGCGGGATTGGCGGTGACGGTACTGGCGTGTCATTCGCAATCTCAGCCATCGTCTGGCCGGATGCGTTGGGTGGTTGGTTTCCGCTTGGCGCCGACGGGGAGCTCTCGACGGCCGAGGCCTGCTCGCTACAACTGCCGGCCCGGTTCGCATCAAGATCGATCGCGCGCCGGCAGTCGGCGGCGGCGCCAGCATAATCGCCTTTGAGCGTCTTTGCCCGGCTGCGGCTGAAGAACGCGGCGGCGTTGTTCGGGTCCAGGCTGATCGACCTGTCGAAATCGAGAATCGCACCCTCGACACCATATTTTGACAGCCGCACCATGCCCCGTTCGAACAGCACCTTGGCGGCGTCGGGGCGCCTTTCCACAAGGGCCGGTGCGTTTGGCTGGGCAACATCGCCTGCGACCTGTTGGTTGCAGGCGATGGCCCCTTTCGGGTCGAGCTTGATTGCTTGCCTGCAGTCGGCGGCGGCGGCGCTATCGTAATTGCCGCGCGTGAAATCATCAGCAAGCGCTGGAGTGCTCAGGGCCAAAATGACAGCAAAGCCAGCCAGCCACCGCCGGCAAGGCCAACATTTCGCCAAAACGAACAACCCTGTCGCGGCGGCGGCCAGCCCCGCACCATTCCAACTCGCCATTTACTGGTCCTCCCCCGAAAACCCCGGCCACTTCGATGGCGTTCAGGTTATTGTTCCTTATTTGTTCCAAAATGCAAGCAGGAATTGCAATCTGGTGAACTCGATGGCGGGTTTTTGAAACCGGTGGATTCGCAAGATCCGGCGCATTCGCCCTCATGGAGATGACTGTGGCGGGCTTGGAGCCGCCAATCCGGGTTTGGTGCCGTTCGCATAGGGCGGGTTGGCCTGCCGCCAAAGGAATCGAAGCATTTGTAGAGGCCGGTAGACGAGCCCGTCTCGCTCAATTCTCATAAAAACGATTTTTTTGTACTCTTCGTATGTATATCGATATTTTACTTGAAATATTTGATATATGCAAAGATAAATTCAAGTTTTAATATTATTTTACTTCGCTCATTTCACGATCAAACACCATTAGAATCATTCTGTATTTGGAATTTGAAACTGAGAAACTCTTTCTGACGTTAGTTTATGTGCAATCGGCGATGTGCCGGCTGTCTTAGTGCAACGACAACAGGAGAGTGTTATGGCTTTTACCATCAAAACAGTCGCCAGTATGTTGGCAGGTAGCGCAATAATTTTGACTCTTTCGATGCCCGCTGGCGCCGCCGGCCTTGGTCTTGGCGTCGGTGCTTCGGTCGGTGGCAGTGGCGGCGTCAATGCCGGCGTCGGAGCTTCGGTCGGTGGTAGCGGTGGCGTCAGCGCTGGTGTTGGCGCGTCGGTTGGCGGCAGTGGTGGTGTCAATGCCGGTGCTGGTGCCTCCATCGGCGGGGCCCGGGGCGTGAACGCGGGTGTCGGCGCCAATGTCGGCGGCAGCAATGGTGTCACAGCTGGTCTTGGTGCCAATGTTGGTGGCGGTGGCGGCATTACGGCCGGCCTGGGCGCCAATGTCGGCGGTACTGGCGGCATTGGGGTTGGTGTCGGCGTTGGCGTTGGCGGTGGGATCAACCCGAGCAATCCGTCCAACCCGAGCAATCCGCGGAACCCCAACCTTCCAAGCGTTGTCGCTGACATGTCGGATAGTCAGGTGGCACGGATGAAGAAGCGTTGCGTCGATGTACTCGGCAGTTCCGGGGTCTACGATCGCGACCTGCGTCAGCTGTGTCTGTTGATTGCCCGTCGCTGACGCTGGTCAGGACGCCGCAGGAATGGAAGTGTCAGACCAGCCGTGAGGCTTTGGCCGCACTCTCCTGGCCTCCGGCCAGTCGGAAAGCCCGCCATTTGGCGGGCTTTCTGCATTTCGTCGGCCGGTCGGCTCGCAAACCAGTCACCGCGTGCGGAACGCTAATGCCATTTGAGCGTTCACCTCATCACGGACACCGCGTGGCGATGTTCAAACCAGCGCGAGAGCGCACTAAGGGAGCGGGAAGACCATGGGTCTTGGAACCATACTCATCATCATTCTTGTAATAGCTCTGCTGGGCGGCTTCAGCGGCCTTGGCGGCGGACCGTTCTACGGCACCGGCTATTATGGCGGCGGTGGCCTCGGACTGGTGCTGATCATCATTGTCGTTCTGGTCGTGCTAGGGCGAATTTAGCGATACGAGTGCGCGGAAGACCGTAACCGGATCGTGATGTAGGCACCTTTCTATGTGATCAGACGCGTTTTCGAAATTTGATAATGTGCCATTGGTCCACAAACCCCCTGTGGACCAAAAAGAACGAGGTCCCACCCCGTTCTTTCAAACAGGCCCGCTTCGGCTTAGCCGTGGCGGGCTTTTGCTTTTCACTTATCACATACGAATGACCCTAATGACCTAGCAAGGAGGGAGAACGGTTGTCCGCTCTCGATGGCCGGTTCCTCGGACGTCCTCATAAATCGCTCGAAGAATCCACTCTTCTTGAGGCGGTAGGTTTATGCATTCTGGACGACCGCGACCGCTTGAGGAGATGACGCGTAATCGTCGCTGAACGAAAAAAGGCGAGCACATTGCCCGCCTTTCTCCGATATTCGATTGGCGCATGTGCGCCCAAGTTTTCGCCTGTCAGTTCGCGCCGCCGAGCTGCTTTGTCTTGGCGCAGAAATTGTCGTGCGATTTGCCGATGACATTATCTCCGCAATCCTTGGTCATCGAGGCCCGATCTTCCTCGGTCAGCGCCATCCATGCAGCCTTGAATTCATCGTCCGACTTCATGGTCTTCATGCCGGCGTCGGTAAAGAACGGAGTCATCTTTGCCGGATCGTCGAGCGCCGAAGTTCCGGTGCTGCCGCCCGCTAATGCAGCGCCAGTCATCATTGCAAGCGCCATCGCGCCCATGCTGAGCATCTTGATGTTCATCTGAGTATTCCTCTCTGTGGAGGTCATTGGAATAAACGACCGATAGAATAATGTGCGGCTCGGCAAACAGTTCCTTCCGATTATTCCTGATCAGCATCTCATTTCAGTTTGGAGATCGGTGCCAGGATTTCTGAACGGTCATGTCGAGGCCTGCAGCCTTTTGCTCGGCCCGTTCAGGTGCGGCAGGGCAAACTTAGCTCCGCGCTGCCGGGCGATGT contains the following coding sequences:
- a CDS encoding cytochrome c, which produces MDFEIRSLGTTGRPASHKMPEAARRRAARTMSAWDHRWIRRHDAMNRISICLSLLVACGATMAAVLPDKGVVERRQASMKEMAASVKTIAGMFGGKVAYDVQAFKQAAGKVPLYTSALAAEFPNETLGQPSAAKLEIGQSREEFNALADHIASLASALSRQADGAPADGIPKAMRMGPGMAMGGGSLLGKRSGAAEHADPSALAAEHLVHLILQDCTSCHAKFREKAP
- a CDS encoding tetratricopeptide repeat protein; protein product: MALSTPALADDFTRGNYDSAAAADCRQAIKLDPKGAIACNQQVAGDVAQPNAPALVERRPDAAKVLFERGMVRLSKYGVEGAILDFDRSISLDPNNAAAFFSRSRAKTLKGDYAGAAADCRRAIDLDANRAGSCSEQASAVESSPSAPSGNQPPNASGQTMAEIANDTPVPSPPIPLTRTADPRALAAVAAGKLQYGKGKYKRAISKFDSAIALDPDIAEAYGYRGLAWAQQGKYGRAIVDYDRAIALEPTNANYHFARALAWSEKNDDDRAIADYDKAIEIDPNFAITHYLRGIARLKRADYDGAIADFDQAIQLDPNLAGVAARRKSAIAAKAKVGNTDPPDPNATDPVALAAVARGNSSYDGGNYDRAITEYDKAIAIAPDSPFAYLRRGDAWSAKRVYDRAIADYDQVIRLNPDQIRAHISRGIAKATQGDADGALVDCGRAASLDPTARDAYFCKGMVWHTKGDYARAIAAYTTALTIDPKDAASYYGRGLAWADKKGYDSAIADFDKAIRLNPENGEFRAGRKAVIAAKAKGSKAADAVGSDPKNVNSFIDRGKALYQKGKYDSAIVEYGRAIALEPEGASAYVWRGMSRVEIGDYDSAIADYSKVIALYPAYFDAFLGRAVAWGKKNELGRAIADYDRAVEIDPKYAPAYFGRGSDWFAKGDYDRAIADFDKAIRLDPNLAIVQKSRELAVAARAKSSAAKNGARILSSVARQAIEQGTIWRSQNDFDRAIAQYDLAIMADPTYGPAYTLRGFSRALKGDHDKAMEDYDKAIELSPEFIDTYFYRSAIWWQKGDIDRGIADLTTIIALQPDNADAYVLRSRGWAAKHDCDRILADSNKAVSLRPTDAEAYYNRGFCWHKKKKYKTAIADFDKAISLNPKYTDAYSARSLAWEAKGNRKRAQADRDKALGLGAK
- a CDS encoding DUF3309 family protein, which codes for MGLGTILIIILVIALLGGFSGLGGGPFYGTGYYGGGGLGLVLIIIVVLVVLGRI